In Herbaspirillum sp. WKF16, one genomic interval encodes:
- a CDS encoding dicarboxylate/amino acid:cation symporter encodes MTKRIPPAAYIFAAMLLGILAGYLIFSQYDKTEAKELAGYISIASDMFLRLIKMVIAPLVFSTLVVGIAHMGDAKSVGRIFGKSLGWFLAASLVSLALGMLMANLLQPGAGVALPPPDAAGAGLATGKFTVKEFFNHLVPKSVAEAMAQNEILQIVVFSMFFGIALAALGERGKNLLAVVDDLSHAMLKITGYVMKFAPVAVFAAMAATVAVNGLDILVSFAVFMRDFYLSLVLLWVLLIAAGFVFLKKRIFHLLALIKEAFLLAFATASSEAAYPKLLDALDRFGVKRKISSFVMPMGYSFNLDGSMIYCTFATLFIAQAYGIHMPLSTQITMMLVLMLTSKGIAGVPRASLVVIAATLHQFNIPEAGLLVILGIDTFLDMGRSATNAVGNSIASAVVAKWEGGLLSEEEARVAEQTIEREAEMKLHA; translated from the coding sequence ATGACAAAACGCATCCCACCCGCCGCCTACATCTTCGCCGCCATGCTGCTGGGCATCCTGGCCGGCTACCTGATCTTCAGCCAGTACGACAAGACCGAAGCCAAGGAGCTGGCCGGCTACATTTCCATCGCCTCCGACATGTTCCTGCGCCTGATCAAGATGGTGATCGCGCCGCTGGTGTTCTCCACCCTGGTGGTGGGCATCGCCCACATGGGCGACGCCAAGTCGGTGGGCCGCATCTTCGGCAAGTCGCTGGGCTGGTTCCTGGCGGCCTCGCTGGTGTCGCTGGCGCTGGGCATGCTGATGGCCAACCTGCTGCAGCCGGGCGCCGGCGTGGCGCTGCCGCCGCCGGACGCGGCCGGCGCGGGCCTGGCCACCGGCAAGTTCACGGTCAAGGAATTCTTCAACCACCTGGTGCCCAAGTCGGTGGCCGAGGCCATGGCGCAGAACGAGATCCTGCAGATCGTGGTGTTCTCCATGTTCTTCGGCATCGCGCTGGCCGCGCTGGGCGAGCGCGGCAAGAACCTGCTGGCGGTGGTGGACGACCTGTCGCACGCCATGCTCAAGATCACCGGCTACGTAATGAAATTCGCGCCGGTCGCGGTGTTCGCGGCGATGGCCGCCACCGTCGCCGTCAACGGCCTGGACATCCTGGTCAGCTTCGCGGTCTTCATGCGCGACTTCTACCTGTCGCTGGTGCTGCTGTGGGTGCTGCTGATCGCCGCCGGCTTCGTGTTCCTCAAGAAGCGCATCTTCCACCTGCTGGCGCTGATCAAGGAAGCCTTCCTGCTGGCGTTCGCCACGGCCAGTTCGGAAGCGGCCTATCCCAAGTTGCTCGACGCGCTGGACCGCTTCGGCGTCAAGCGCAAGATCTCCAGCTTCGTCATGCCGATGGGTTACTCCTTCAACCTCGACGGCTCGATGATCTACTGCACCTTCGCCACGCTGTTCATCGCCCAGGCCTACGGCATCCACATGCCGTTGTCCACCCAGATCACCATGATGCTGGTGCTGATGCTGACCTCCAAGGGCATCGCCGGCGTGCCGCGCGCCTCGCTGGTGGTGATCGCCGCCACGCTGCACCAGTTCAATATCCCGGAAGCGGGCCTCCTGGTGATCCTGGGCATCGACACCTTCCTCGACATGGGGCGCTCCGCCACCAACGCCGTGGGCAACTCGATCGCCTCGGCGGTGGTGGCCAAGTGGGAAGGCGGCCTGCTGTCGGAAGAGGAGGCGCGGGTCGCGGAGCAGACGATCGAGCGCGAAGCGGAAATGAAACTGCACGCCTGA
- the glcF gene encoding glycolate oxidase subunit GlcF, which produces MQTNLADFIRDTHDGQEADSILRSCVHCGFCTATCPTYQLLGDELDGPRGRIYLIKQVLEGKPATAATQSHLDRCLTCRNCESTCPSGVQYGRLVDIGRKVVEQQVPRPLAQRVVRTALKELVPRKWLFRPAMKAGQMVRPLLPKVLKNKVPLPQESGVWPTRAHTRQMLLLDGCVQPSMSPNINSATARVLDSLGVQLFVPPKTGCCGAIRYHMNDQDGGLDDMRRNIDAWWPYIEGRDGIKAEAIVMNASGCGVTVKEYGHLLQHDHAYAEKARRISRMTLDISEILPQFEAQLQERLKGYDGKRVAYHPPCTLQHGQKIRGKVESILRAAGVEVQLCADSHLCCGSAGTYSVLQPELSYQLRDNKLRNLAATDPDMIVTGNIGCVTHLQSGTDTPVRHWIELLDAALQGRA; this is translated from the coding sequence ATGCAAACCAATTTAGCCGATTTCATCCGCGACACCCACGACGGCCAGGAAGCCGACAGCATCCTGCGCAGCTGCGTGCACTGCGGCTTTTGCACCGCGACCTGCCCGACCTACCAGTTGCTGGGCGATGAGCTCGACGGCCCGCGCGGGCGCATCTACCTCATCAAGCAGGTGCTGGAAGGCAAGCCGGCCACGGCGGCCACGCAGTCGCACCTGGATCGCTGCCTGACCTGCCGCAATTGCGAATCGACCTGCCCCTCGGGCGTGCAGTACGGCCGCCTGGTCGACATCGGCCGCAAGGTGGTGGAGCAGCAGGTGCCGCGTCCGCTGGCGCAGCGCGTGGTGCGCACCGCCCTGAAGGAACTGGTGCCGCGCAAGTGGCTGTTCCGTCCGGCGATGAAGGCCGGCCAGATGGTGCGCCCGCTGCTGCCCAAGGTGCTCAAGAACAAGGTGCCGTTGCCGCAGGAGTCCGGCGTTTGGCCGACCCGCGCGCACACGCGCCAGATGCTGCTGCTGGACGGCTGCGTGCAGCCCTCGATGTCGCCCAACATCAACAGCGCCACCGCGCGCGTGCTCGACAGCCTCGGCGTGCAGCTGTTCGTGCCGCCCAAGACCGGCTGCTGCGGCGCGATCCGCTATCACATGAATGACCAGGACGGCGGGCTGGACGACATGCGCCGCAATATCGACGCCTGGTGGCCTTACATCGAGGGCCGCGACGGCATCAAGGCCGAGGCCATCGTGATGAACGCCTCCGGCTGCGGCGTCACCGTCAAGGAGTACGGCCACTTGTTGCAACATGACCATGCCTACGCCGAGAAGGCGCGCCGCATCTCGCGCATGACCCTGGACATCAGCGAGATCCTGCCGCAGTTCGAGGCGCAGCTGCAAGAGCGCCTCAAGGGCTACGACGGCAAGCGCGTGGCCTACCATCCGCCGTGCACGCTGCAGCATGGCCAGAAGATCCGCGGCAAGGTCGAGTCCATCCTACGCGCGGCCGGCGTGGAGGTGCAGCTGTGCGCCGACAGCCACCTGTGCTGCGGTTCGGCCGGCACTTACTCGGTGCTGCAGCCGGAGCTGTCCTACCAGCTGCGCGACAACAAGCTCAGGAACCTGGCCGCCACCGACCCGGACATGATCGTCACCGGCAACATCGGCTGCGTGACGCACCTGCAATCCGGCACCGATACGCCGGTGCGGCATTGGATCGAGTTGCTGGACGCCGCGCTGCAAGGACGTGCCTGA
- the glcE gene encoding glycolate oxidase subunit GlcE → MREQQDMAALLASFRERIAQGRPLQIRGGGTKDWYGQAPRGELLDTRAYSGIIDYEPTELVITARCGTTLAEIDAALEKNNQMLACEPPRFGGAATIGGMVAAGLSGPARASAGAVRDFVLGAVLMDADGEELHFGGQVMKNVAGYDISRLLAGSLGTLGLILQVSLKVLPKPFAGSTRVFEINQEGALRLLNQCGGQALPLTASAWSNNVLTIRLAGAQAAVDSAVKKLGGSELANGDDFWRDLREQQHAFFADPDEALWRLSVPSVAPPLELHGKQLIEWGGAQRWLRPEGGIDAAAIRAAALAVGGSASLHRGGDKGIGVFQPLQPAVEKIHRNLKAQFDPKGIFNPGRMYASL, encoded by the coding sequence GTGAGAGAGCAACAAGACATGGCGGCGCTGCTGGCCTCGTTTCGCGAGCGCATCGCGCAGGGCCGGCCGCTGCAGATCCGCGGCGGCGGCACCAAGGACTGGTACGGCCAGGCGCCGCGCGGCGAGCTGCTGGACACGCGCGCCTACAGCGGCATCATCGACTACGAACCCACCGAGCTGGTGATCACCGCGCGCTGCGGCACTACGCTGGCTGAAATCGACGCCGCGCTGGAGAAGAACAACCAGATGCTGGCCTGCGAGCCGCCGCGCTTCGGCGGCGCCGCCACCATCGGCGGCATGGTCGCGGCCGGGCTCTCGGGGCCGGCGCGCGCCTCGGCCGGCGCGGTGCGCGACTTCGTGCTGGGCGCGGTGCTGATGGATGCCGACGGCGAAGAGCTGCATTTCGGCGGCCAGGTGATGAAGAACGTCGCCGGCTACGACATCTCGCGCCTGCTGGCCGGTTCGCTGGGCACGCTGGGCCTGATCCTGCAGGTGTCGCTGAAGGTGCTGCCCAAGCCCTTCGCCGGCAGCACGCGCGTCTTCGAGATCAACCAGGAAGGCGCGCTGCGCCTGCTCAACCAATGCGGCGGCCAGGCCTTGCCGCTGACGGCCAGCGCCTGGAGCAACAACGTGCTGACCATCCGCCTGGCCGGCGCGCAGGCGGCGGTGGATTCGGCGGTGAAGAAGCTGGGCGGCAGCGAGCTGGCCAACGGCGACGATTTCTGGCGCGACCTGCGCGAGCAGCAGCATGCCTTCTTCGCCGATCCGGACGAGGCGCTGTGGCGCCTTTCCGTGCCCTCGGTGGCGCCGCCGCTGGAGTTGCACGGCAAGCAATTGATCGAATGGGGCGGCGCGCAGCGCTGGCTGCGCCCGGAGGGCGGCATCGACGCGGCCGCGATCCGGGCCGCGGCGCTGGCCGTGGGCGGTAGCGCCAGCCTGCATCGCGGCGGCGACAAGGGCATCGGCGTGTTCCAGCCGTTGCAGCCGGCGGTGGAGAAGATCCACCGCAACCTCAAGGCCCAGTTCGACCCCAAGGGCATCTTCAACCCGGGCCGCATGTACGCCAGCCTGTAA
- a CDS encoding FAD-linked oxidase C-terminal domain-containing protein, giving the protein MNAPAHPSFAPARQREVVDALRRAVPGNCVLFDEEDTRPYECDGLAAYRQLPMVVVLPENEQQVVAIMKVCHALKVQIVPRGAGTGLSGGATPIADGVVLSTAKFNKILKMDKYSRTAVVQPGVRNLAISEAAAPHGLYYAPDPSSQIACTIGGNVAENSGGVHCLKYGLTVHNVLRVRVVTIEGDVVELGSAALDAPGLDLLAVFIGSEGMLGVVTEVTVKLVPKPQAARVIMASFDDVVKGGNAVANVIAAGIIPAGLEMMDKTSSRMVEPFVKAGYDIDAEAILLCESDGTAEEVEEEIGRMTEVLNASGATAIACSQSEAERLRFWSGRKNAFPAAGRISPDYYCMDGTIPRKKLAQVLLGIADMETKYGLRCANVFHAGDGNLHPLIMFDANIADEFHRAELFGAEILELCVEVGGTITGEHGVGIEKINSMCVQFSPAEREAFFKLKRAFDTAFLLNPDKAIPTLHRCAEYGKMHVQRGQLPHPDLPRF; this is encoded by the coding sequence ATGAATGCTCCCGCCCATCCATCGTTCGCGCCGGCCCGCCAGCGCGAAGTCGTCGACGCCCTGCGCCGCGCCGTACCCGGCAACTGCGTGCTGTTCGACGAGGAAGATACCCGCCCCTACGAATGCGACGGCCTGGCCGCCTACCGGCAGTTGCCGATGGTGGTGGTGCTGCCCGAGAACGAGCAGCAGGTCGTGGCCATCATGAAGGTGTGCCATGCGCTGAAGGTGCAGATCGTGCCGCGCGGCGCCGGCACCGGCCTGTCCGGCGGCGCCACGCCGATCGCCGACGGCGTGGTGCTGTCGACCGCCAAGTTCAACAAGATCCTGAAGATGGACAAGTATTCGCGCACCGCCGTGGTCCAGCCCGGTGTGCGCAACCTGGCCATCTCCGAAGCGGCGGCGCCGCACGGGCTGTACTACGCGCCGGATCCGTCCTCGCAGATCGCCTGCACCATCGGCGGCAACGTCGCAGAGAACTCCGGCGGCGTGCACTGCCTGAAGTACGGCTTGACCGTGCACAACGTGCTGCGCGTGCGCGTGGTGACCATCGAGGGCGACGTGGTCGAGCTGGGCAGCGCGGCGCTCGATGCGCCGGGCCTGGACCTGCTGGCGGTGTTCATCGGTTCCGAGGGCATGCTGGGCGTGGTCACCGAAGTGACCGTCAAGCTCGTGCCCAAGCCGCAGGCCGCGCGCGTGATCATGGCCTCGTTCGACGACGTGGTGAAGGGCGGCAACGCGGTGGCCAACGTGATCGCCGCCGGCATCATCCCGGCCGGCCTGGAGATGATGGACAAGACCAGCTCGCGCATGGTCGAACCCTTCGTCAAGGCCGGCTACGACATCGATGCCGAGGCCATCCTGCTGTGCGAGTCCGACGGCACGGCCGAAGAAGTGGAGGAGGAGATCGGCCGCATGACCGAGGTGCTCAACGCCAGCGGCGCCACGGCGATCGCTTGTTCGCAGTCGGAGGCCGAGCGCCTGCGCTTCTGGTCGGGACGCAAGAACGCCTTCCCGGCCGCCGGCCGCATTTCGCCGGACTACTACTGCATGGACGGCACCATCCCGCGCAAGAAGCTGGCGCAGGTGCTGCTGGGCATCGCTGACATGGAAACCAAGTACGGCCTGCGTTGCGCCAACGTGTTCCACGCCGGCGACGGCAACCTGCATCCGCTGATCATGTTCGATGCCAACATCGCCGACGAATTCCACCGCGCCGAACTGTTCGGCGCCGAGATCCTGGAGCTGTGCGTCGAGGTGGGCGGCACCATCACCGGCGAGCATGGCGTGGGCATCGAGAAGATCAACTCGATGTGCGTGCAGTTCTCGCCGGCCGAGCGCGAGGCTTTCTTCAAGCTCAAGCGCGCCTTCGACACCGCCTTCCTGCTCAACCCCGACAAGGCCATCCCGACCCTGCACCGCTGCGCCGAGTACGGCAAGATGCACGTCCAGCGCGGGCAGCTGCCTCATCCCGATTTGCCGAGATTCTGA
- a CDS encoding LysR substrate-binding domain-containing protein, giving the protein MATRLPPVHALSAFEAAARHNSFAIAAEELCITPSALSHRIRLLEEFVGERLFYRDGRSIGLSEFGRRYLDVVRSALRTLTDFPMPHRNAAVQPKIKVMLPPTFARHLLMPRIADFTQRHPEIVVELYLSVPLYDLSLSESDVEIRFGAGNYPNIVTEKLFEEPAFAVASPAYLKTLPSLKAPADLQHATLLRSALEPWQPWFEAAGLKDWTEPSAGLRVDDLGLLLEAVRHGYGVGLTRQHFAEELLARGEIVELFDVRLRTPPHAYYVVYERSVRERPEVDTFISWIQNAFKHV; this is encoded by the coding sequence ATGGCAACCCGCCTTCCACCCGTCCACGCCCTGTCCGCCTTCGAAGCGGCGGCCCGCCACAATTCCTTCGCCATTGCGGCCGAAGAGCTCTGCATCACGCCGTCGGCGCTGTCCCACCGCATCCGCCTGCTGGAGGAGTTCGTCGGCGAGCGCCTGTTCTATCGCGACGGCCGTTCCATCGGCCTGTCCGAATTCGGCCGCCGCTACCTCGACGTGGTGCGTTCGGCGCTGCGCACGCTGACCGATTTCCCGATGCCGCATCGCAACGCCGCGGTGCAGCCCAAGATCAAGGTGATGCTGCCGCCGACCTTCGCGCGCCACCTGCTGATGCCGCGCATCGCCGACTTCACCCAGCGCCATCCGGAGATCGTGGTGGAGCTCTACCTGTCGGTGCCGCTATACGACCTGTCGCTGTCGGAGAGCGATGTGGAGATCCGCTTCGGCGCCGGCAACTATCCCAACATCGTCACCGAGAAGCTGTTCGAGGAGCCGGCCTTCGCCGTGGCCAGCCCGGCCTACCTGAAGACGCTGCCCTCGCTCAAGGCCCCGGCCGACCTGCAGCACGCCACGCTGCTGCGTTCGGCGCTGGAACCCTGGCAGCCCTGGTTCGAAGCCGCCGGCCTGAAGGACTGGACCGAACCCTCGGCCGGCCTGCGGGTGGACGACCTCGGCCTCCTGCTGGAAGCCGTGCGCCACGGCTACGGCGTGGGCCTGACGCGCCAGCATTTCGCCGAGGAGCTGCTGGCCCGCGGCGAGATCGTCGAGCTGTTCGACGTGCGCCTGCGCACGCCGCCGCACGCCTACTACGTGGTCTACGAGCGTTCGGTGCGCGAGCGGCCGGAAGTGGATACCTTCATCAGCTGGATACAGAACGCGTTCAAGCACGTTTGA